The Amycolatopsis mongoliensis genome includes a window with the following:
- the glgX gene encoding glycogen debranching protein GlgX: protein MRPWPGTPYPLGATYDGVGTNFALFSEVAERVELCLFDAEGNETRYALEEVDGFVHHGYLLNVGPGQRYGFRVHGPYDPARGLRCNPNKLLIDPYAKAVSHGVKWDESLFGYQFDNPDERNDDDSAGRVPYSLVANPFFDWGNDRQPKRPYNETVIYEAHVKGMTVNHPFVPEALRGTYAGLAHPAVVEHLQKLGVTAVELLPVHQFVSDHGLEEKGLTNYWGYNTIGYFAPHDSYAAMPGEGGQVQEFKGMVKAFHEAGIEVILDVVYNHTAEGNHLGPTLSMRGIDNEAYYRLVEGEPEYYMDYTGTGNSLNVRNPHTLQLIMDSLRYWVTEMHVDGFRFDLASALAREFYDVDRLSTFFDLVQQDPIVSQVKLIAEPWDVGPGGYQVGNFPPLWTEWNGQYRDTVRDFWRGEPSTLGEFASRITGSSDLYQDDGRRPFASINFVTAHDGFTMRDLVSYNEKHNEANGEDGRDGADDNRSWNCGVEGETDDPEVNELRARQQRNMLATMLLSQGVPMILHGDEFGRTQRGNNNVYCQDSELSWMDWELARENADLVRFTGGVTAFRHRHPVFRRRRFFQGGPVGKGDELGDIAWFTPAGEEMTEQNWDDGFGKAVVVFLNGQAITDLDPRGMGVSDDSFLLAFNAHYEDIDATLPGNGYGEAWTVVVDTTTGEVEPAGAEPVEGGGKLRLPARSLIVLQRTEPA, encoded by the coding sequence GTGCGGCCCTGGCCCGGAACGCCCTACCCGCTCGGCGCCACCTACGACGGAGTGGGGACGAACTTCGCCCTGTTCTCCGAGGTGGCCGAGCGGGTCGAACTGTGCCTGTTCGACGCCGAGGGCAACGAGACGCGGTACGCGCTCGAAGAGGTGGACGGCTTCGTCCACCACGGCTACCTGCTCAACGTCGGTCCCGGGCAGCGGTACGGCTTCCGCGTCCACGGCCCGTACGACCCCGCTCGCGGCCTGCGCTGCAACCCGAACAAGCTGCTCATCGACCCCTACGCGAAGGCCGTCTCGCACGGCGTGAAGTGGGACGAGTCGCTGTTCGGCTACCAGTTCGACAACCCGGACGAGCGCAACGACGACGACTCCGCCGGCCGGGTGCCGTACTCGCTGGTGGCGAACCCGTTCTTCGACTGGGGCAACGACCGCCAGCCGAAGCGGCCGTACAACGAGACGGTCATCTACGAAGCGCACGTCAAGGGCATGACGGTGAACCACCCGTTCGTGCCCGAGGCGCTGCGGGGCACCTACGCCGGCCTGGCGCACCCCGCCGTCGTCGAGCACCTGCAGAAGCTCGGCGTGACGGCGGTGGAGCTGCTGCCGGTGCACCAGTTCGTCTCCGACCACGGGCTGGAGGAGAAGGGCCTCACGAACTACTGGGGCTACAACACGATCGGGTACTTCGCGCCGCACGACTCCTACGCGGCGATGCCCGGCGAGGGCGGCCAGGTCCAGGAGTTCAAGGGCATGGTGAAGGCCTTCCACGAGGCCGGCATCGAAGTGATCCTCGACGTGGTTTACAACCACACCGCGGAGGGCAACCACCTCGGGCCGACCCTGTCGATGCGCGGCATCGACAACGAGGCCTACTACCGCTTGGTCGAGGGGGAGCCGGAGTACTACATGGACTACACCGGCACCGGGAACTCGCTGAACGTGCGCAACCCGCACACCCTGCAGCTGATCATGGATTCGCTGCGGTACTGGGTGACGGAGATGCACGTCGACGGCTTCCGCTTCGACCTCGCCTCGGCGCTGGCGCGCGAGTTCTACGACGTCGACCGGCTGTCCACGTTCTTCGACCTCGTGCAGCAGGACCCGATCGTGAGCCAGGTGAAGCTGATCGCCGAGCCGTGGGACGTCGGCCCCGGTGGCTACCAGGTCGGCAACTTCCCCCCGCTGTGGACGGAGTGGAACGGGCAGTACCGCGACACCGTCCGCGACTTCTGGCGGGGCGAGCCCTCGACGCTGGGCGAGTTCGCGTCGCGGATCACCGGCTCCTCGGACCTCTACCAGGACGACGGCCGCCGCCCGTTCGCGTCGATCAACTTCGTCACCGCCCACGACGGCTTCACGATGCGGGACCTGGTGTCCTACAACGAAAAGCACAACGAGGCCAACGGCGAGGACGGCCGCGACGGCGCCGACGACAACCGGTCGTGGAACTGCGGGGTCGAGGGGGAGACCGACGACCCGGAGGTCAACGAGCTGCGCGCCCGCCAGCAGCGGAACATGCTGGCCACCATGCTGCTGTCCCAGGGCGTGCCGATGATCCTGCACGGCGACGAGTTCGGCCGCACCCAGCGGGGGAACAACAACGTCTACTGCCAGGACTCGGAACTGTCCTGGATGGACTGGGAGCTGGCCAGGGAAAACGCCGACCTGGTGCGCTTCACCGGCGGGGTGACCGCGTTCCGGCACCGGCACCCGGTCTTCCGCCGCCGCCGCTTCTTCCAGGGCGGCCCGGTCGGCAAGGGGGACGAGCTCGGTGACATCGCCTGGTTCACCCCGGCCGGCGAGGAGATGACCGAGCAGAACTGGGACGACGGCTTCGGCAAGGCGGTCGTCGTCTTCCTCAACGGCCAGGCGATCACCGACCTCGACCCGCGCGGGATGGGGGTGTCGGACGACTCGTTCCTGCTCGCGTTCAACGCGCACTACGAGGACATCGACGCCACCCTGCCGGGCAACGGCTACGGCGAAGCCTGGACGGTCGTGGTCGACACCACGACCGGCGAGGTGGAGCCGGCCGGCGCCGAACCCGTCGAAGGCGGCGGCAAGCTCAGGCTCCCCGCCCGGTCCCTGATCGTGCTGCAGCGGACGGAGCCCGCATGA
- the treY gene encoding malto-oligosyltrehalose synthase yields the protein MTVPESTYRVQLRPEFSFSDAAGIAGYLRDLGIGALYASPVLDAAPGSTHGYDVVDPTRARPALGGESARHELSALLKELGLGLVVDIVPNHMSVEVPKVNRWWWDVLAHGRESEFASSFDVDWGRGPILLPVLGEDGAVAELTVEGDELVYYDHRFPIAPGTEGGTPQEVHERQHYRLIGWRRGNAELTYRRFFDITNLAAVRVEDPAVFAATHGEVLRWVADGDVTGLRVDHPDGLADPGGYFRRLRENAPGAWIVAEKILHPGEPLPQSWAVDGTTGYDALREIAGVFVDLAAEPDFTALATELGVKTGYHRVEAEARRLVTDHILVAEVRRIAALLPHVDPETARQAVAETMVAFPVYRSYLPEGGAHWGVAIDGARRARPDLAEALTVLDAFVRAAPESELATRIQQTSGMVVAKGTEDTTFYRYTRFAALNEVGGNPDRFGLGVEEFHRLAAEREAGYPASMTTLTTHDTKRSEDTRARMAVLAEVPGEFADAVRRWTARRGIDEPSLNLLAWQTLVAAWPIEPARLRDYLDKAAKEGKLRTSWTSHDEAFEADVAAWPEDVLGDAGLAAEVEAFAARITGPGYVNSLGQKLVQLTAPGVPDVYQGTELWDFSLVDPDNRRPVDYAVRREILARVADGELPEIDASGAAKLLVVHKALRLRREHPALFRGYRPLRAEGAAAEHVLAYTRSPDLAVAVTRLPVGLEAGGGWRGTVLPLPAGVWTDVLTGHDTTGDVATLFERYPVALLVRGDA from the coding sequence ATGACGGTGCCGGAGTCGACGTACCGGGTGCAGCTGCGCCCGGAGTTCTCCTTCAGCGACGCCGCCGGCATCGCCGGCTACCTGCGTGACCTGGGCATCGGCGCGCTCTACGCGTCGCCGGTGCTGGACGCGGCACCCGGCTCGACCCACGGCTACGACGTCGTCGACCCGACGCGCGCCCGGCCCGCGCTGGGCGGCGAATCCGCGCGCCACGAGCTCAGCGCGCTGCTGAAGGAGCTCGGGCTGGGCCTGGTCGTCGACATCGTGCCCAACCACATGTCGGTCGAGGTGCCGAAGGTCAACCGGTGGTGGTGGGACGTGCTCGCGCACGGCCGGGAGTCGGAGTTCGCCTCCTCTTTCGACGTCGACTGGGGCCGGGGCCCGATCCTGTTGCCGGTGCTCGGCGAGGACGGCGCCGTCGCCGAGCTGACCGTCGAGGGAGACGAGCTGGTCTACTACGACCACCGCTTCCCGATCGCGCCCGGCACGGAAGGCGGGACGCCCCAAGAGGTCCACGAGCGCCAGCACTACCGCCTGATCGGCTGGCGCCGCGGCAACGCGGAGCTGACCTACCGCCGGTTCTTCGACATCACGAACCTGGCCGCGGTCCGCGTCGAAGACCCGGCCGTGTTCGCCGCGACGCACGGGGAGGTCCTGCGCTGGGTCGCCGACGGCGACGTCACCGGCCTGCGCGTCGACCACCCGGACGGCCTCGCCGACCCGGGCGGCTACTTCCGGCGGCTGCGCGAGAACGCCCCGGGCGCCTGGATCGTGGCGGAGAAGATCCTGCACCCGGGCGAGCCGCTGCCGCAGAGCTGGGCGGTCGACGGCACCACCGGCTACGACGCCCTGCGCGAGATCGCCGGCGTCTTCGTCGACCTGGCGGCCGAGCCCGACTTCACCGCGCTGGCCACGGAGCTGGGGGTGAAGACCGGCTACCACCGCGTCGAGGCCGAGGCCCGGCGCCTGGTCACCGACCACATCCTGGTGGCCGAGGTCCGGCGGATCGCGGCGCTGCTCCCGCACGTCGACCCCGAAACCGCTCGGCAGGCGGTCGCCGAGACGATGGTCGCCTTCCCCGTCTACCGCTCCTACCTCCCCGAGGGCGGGGCGCACTGGGGAGTCGCCATCGACGGAGCCCGGCGCGCCCGGCCCGACCTCGCCGAGGCGCTGACCGTCCTCGACGCCTTCGTGCGCGCCGCCCCCGAGAGCGAGCTGGCCACCCGCATCCAGCAGACGTCCGGCATGGTCGTGGCCAAGGGCACCGAGGACACGACGTTCTACCGCTACACGCGCTTCGCCGCGCTCAACGAGGTCGGCGGCAACCCGGACCGGTTCGGCCTCGGCGTCGAGGAGTTCCACCGCCTGGCGGCCGAGCGCGAAGCCGGCTACCCGGCCTCGATGACGACGCTGACCACGCACGACACGAAGCGCTCGGAGGACACCCGCGCGCGGATGGCGGTGCTCGCGGAGGTGCCCGGCGAGTTCGCCGACGCCGTCCGCCGGTGGACCGCGCGGCGCGGGATCGACGAGCCGTCGCTGAACCTCCTCGCCTGGCAGACGCTGGTCGCGGCCTGGCCGATCGAGCCGGCCCGGCTGCGGGACTACCTCGACAAGGCGGCCAAGGAGGGCAAGCTCCGGACCAGCTGGACCAGCCACGACGAGGCGTTCGAGGCCGACGTCGCCGCCTGGCCCGAAGACGTCCTGGGCGACGCCGGGCTGGCTGCGGAGGTCGAGGCGTTCGCCGCCCGGATCACCGGGCCCGGCTACGTCAACTCCCTCGGCCAGAAGCTGGTGCAGCTGACCGCGCCCGGCGTCCCGGACGTCTACCAGGGCACCGAGCTGTGGGACTTCTCGCTGGTCGACCCGGACAACCGCCGCCCGGTCGACTATGCCGTCCGCCGCGAGATCCTGGCGCGGGTCGCCGACGGCGAGCTGCCGGAGATCGACGCGTCGGGCGCGGCGAAGCTGCTCGTCGTGCACAAGGCGCTGCGGCTGCGCCGCGAGCACCCGGCGCTGTTCCGCGGCTACCGGCCGCTGCGGGCCGAGGGAGCGGCCGCGGAGCACGTCCTGGCCTACACGCGCAGCCCGGACCTCGCCGTGGCGGTGACCCGGCTGCCCGTCGGCCTCGAAGCCGGCGGTGGCTGGCGCGGCACCGTGCTCCCGTTGCCCGCCGGCGTCTGGACCGACGTCCTGACCGGCCACGACACGACCGGCGACGTGGCCACCCTGTTCGAGCGGTACCCCGTGGCGTTGCTGGTGCGAGGAGACGCATGA
- the treZ gene encoding malto-oligosyltrehalose trehalohydrolase, which translates to MRFSVWAPSARRVRVSVDAGVHEMTAGEGGWWHAEAEGINYAFLLDDSRDRLPDPRSRWQPHGVHQESRVYDHAEFEWTDDAWHGRQLPGGVVYELHVGTFTEGGTFDAAIDRLDHLVELGITHVELLPVNSFDGTAGWGYDGVLWGAVHQPYGGPDGFKRFVDAAHARGLAVVLDVVYNHLGPSGAYLDRFGPYFAGQNDWGPGLNLDGAGSDEVRRYVVDNALSWFRDFHVDALRLDAVHALLDRRAVHLLEQLAVETEALSSALNRPLTLIAESDLNDPKLVTPRERGGYGLHAQWSDDFHHVLHVKLTGETSGYYTDFAAQDALERVLREVFFHAGTWSSFRERTHGRPVDTRTVPGHRFLAYLQNHDQIGNRATGDRLSATVSPGRLACGAALLFCSPFTPMVFMGEEWAASTPWQFFASFPDPELAEAVRTGRRREFARHGWGEADVPDPMDPATVERSRLDWAEADAPGHREVLELYRTLIRLRREHPELAAPWVADLRVDTAPDGSWLVLHRGALRLAVNFGAGPVTLPLGATATLLSWGEAAVDSGAAELPPDSFVLVETR; encoded by the coding sequence ATGAGGTTCAGCGTGTGGGCCCCGTCGGCCCGCCGGGTCCGGGTGAGCGTCGACGCCGGCGTGCACGAGATGACCGCCGGCGAGGGCGGCTGGTGGCACGCCGAGGCCGAGGGCATCAACTACGCCTTCCTCCTCGACGACTCCCGCGACCGCCTGCCGGACCCGCGGTCGCGGTGGCAGCCGCACGGCGTCCACCAGGAGTCCCGCGTCTACGACCACGCGGAGTTCGAGTGGACCGACGACGCCTGGCACGGCCGGCAGCTGCCCGGCGGTGTCGTCTACGAGCTGCACGTCGGCACGTTCACCGAAGGCGGCACCTTCGACGCGGCGATCGACCGGCTCGACCACCTCGTCGAGCTCGGCATCACCCACGTCGAGCTGCTGCCGGTCAACTCCTTCGACGGCACCGCGGGCTGGGGCTACGACGGCGTCCTCTGGGGCGCGGTCCACCAGCCCTACGGCGGGCCGGACGGCTTCAAGCGGTTCGTCGACGCGGCCCACGCGCGCGGCCTGGCCGTCGTGCTCGACGTCGTCTACAACCACCTCGGGCCCTCGGGCGCCTACCTCGACCGGTTCGGGCCGTACTTCGCCGGGCAGAACGACTGGGGTCCCGGCCTGAACCTCGACGGCGCCGGCTCGGACGAGGTCCGCCGGTACGTCGTCGACAACGCGCTGAGCTGGTTCCGCGACTTCCACGTCGACGCGCTGCGCCTGGACGCCGTGCACGCGCTGCTCGACCGGCGGGCCGTCCACCTGCTCGAACAGCTCGCCGTCGAGACCGAGGCCCTGTCCTCGGCGCTGAACCGGCCGCTGACGCTGATCGCCGAGTCCGACCTCAACGACCCGAAGCTGGTCACGCCCCGCGAGCGCGGCGGGTACGGCCTGCACGCCCAGTGGTCGGACGACTTCCACCACGTGCTGCACGTCAAGCTCACCGGCGAGACGTCGGGCTACTACACCGACTTCGCCGCGCAGGACGCCCTCGAGCGGGTGCTGCGCGAGGTGTTCTTCCACGCGGGGACCTGGTCGTCGTTCCGCGAGCGGACCCACGGCCGCCCGGTCGACACCCGGACCGTGCCGGGCCACCGCTTCCTCGCCTACCTGCAGAACCACGACCAGATCGGCAACCGCGCGACCGGCGACCGGCTGTCGGCGACCGTTTCGCCCGGCCGGCTGGCCTGCGGCGCGGCCCTCCTGTTCTGCTCGCCGTTCACGCCGATGGTGTTCATGGGGGAGGAGTGGGCGGCGAGCACGCCGTGGCAGTTCTTCGCCTCCTTCCCCGACCCGGAGCTGGCCGAGGCCGTGCGCACGGGCCGCCGTCGCGAGTTCGCCCGGCACGGCTGGGGCGAGGCCGACGTGCCCGACCCGATGGACCCGGCCACGGTCGAGCGCTCCCGGCTCGACTGGGCCGAGGCCGACGCGCCCGGGCACCGCGAGGTGCTGGAGCTGTACCGGACGCTCATCCGGCTGCGCCGCGAACACCCCGAGCTGGCCGCCCCGTGGGTCGCCGACCTGCGGGTGGACACCGCGCCGGACGGCTCGTGGCTCGTGCTGCACCGCGGCGCGCTGCGGCTGGCGGTCAACTTCGGCGCCGGTCCGGTCACGCTGCCGCTGGGGGCCACCGCGACCCTGCTGAGCTGGGGCGAAGCCGCCGTGGACAGTGGTGCCGCCGAGCTGCCGCCGGACAGTTTCGTTCTGGTCGAAACCCGATAA
- the glgX gene encoding glycogen debranching protein GlgX, which yields MATRPSTQHVLAGRPFPLGAHPEAGGVRFAITSAVADAVDLCLIDADGSERRIALTERTFGVWHGLVPGVTPGQRYGYRVHGPYDPARGLRCNPHKLLLDPYARQITGGLTDLRAAQGFTGDPERGPMSTVDSLGSVPLSVVSSPGGPDTGVKPEVPFEEAVIYELHVKGFTQQHPFIPEALRGTYLGLAHPVAIEYLTRLGVTSVELLPVHSFLDEPSLVRAGRHNYWGYSPLGFFAPHAAYASEPGHEVEEFRLMVAALHAAGIEVIVDVVFNHTCEGGPDGPTLSFRGLNAPVYYLHTERGHMADITGCGNTLEAGSPTVVRLVTDSLRYWTQELGVDGFRFDLASTLGRARGGVFDPASTLLTAITTDPELSRCKLIAEPWDATGEGYRVGGFGAQWAEWNGRYRDTVRDFWRGATGVRDLAYRLSGSSDLYDHNLRRPWQSINFVTAHDGFTLRDLVSYNEKHNEANGEDNRDGGNDNRSWNHGAEGDTADPGIRELRVRQVRNMFATLLLSTGTPMITAGDEFWRTQRGNNNAYCLDDETSWLDWTPDDPEAEAMLAFARRVVRLRANSPALRQPEFFEGRTTPTGKPDLVWFRPDGEEFGETDWFEDRHTLGMWIDGSNSQARNRDGELVPDHSWLMWLHAGDAPAEVVLPGREYGETFKPTLDTSTGDGSPANPGPLEAKSRLTLQSRSLLLLRAPRLAAEQPPEGP from the coding sequence ATGGCCACACGACCCTCGACCCAGCACGTCCTCGCCGGACGCCCGTTCCCGCTCGGCGCCCACCCCGAGGCGGGCGGGGTCCGGTTCGCGATCACCTCCGCCGTCGCGGACGCGGTCGACCTGTGCCTGATCGACGCCGACGGGTCCGAACGGCGGATCGCGCTCACCGAGCGCACGTTCGGCGTCTGGCACGGCCTGGTGCCCGGGGTGACGCCGGGGCAGCGGTACGGCTACCGGGTCCACGGCCCGTACGACCCGGCCCGCGGCCTGCGCTGCAACCCGCACAAGCTGCTCCTCGACCCGTACGCCCGGCAGATCACCGGCGGGCTCACCGACCTGCGCGCGGCCCAGGGCTTCACCGGCGACCCCGAGCGCGGCCCGATGTCCACAGTGGACTCCCTGGGCAGCGTGCCGCTGTCGGTGGTGTCCTCGCCGGGCGGGCCGGACACCGGGGTCAAGCCGGAGGTCCCGTTCGAAGAGGCGGTGATCTACGAGCTGCACGTCAAGGGGTTCACGCAGCAGCACCCGTTCATCCCGGAGGCGCTGCGCGGCACCTACCTCGGCCTGGCCCACCCGGTGGCCATCGAGTACCTGACCCGGCTGGGCGTCACGTCGGTGGAGCTGCTGCCGGTGCACTCGTTCCTCGACGAACCGTCGCTGGTCCGGGCGGGGCGGCACAACTACTGGGGGTACTCGCCGCTCGGCTTCTTCGCGCCGCACGCCGCCTACGCCAGCGAGCCGGGCCACGAGGTCGAGGAGTTCCGGCTGATGGTGGCCGCCCTGCACGCGGCCGGCATCGAGGTGATCGTCGACGTCGTGTTCAACCACACCTGCGAGGGCGGTCCCGACGGGCCGACGCTGAGCTTCCGCGGGCTGAACGCGCCCGTGTACTACCTGCACACCGAGCGTGGCCACATGGCCGACATCACCGGCTGCGGCAACACCCTGGAGGCCGGCTCGCCGACCGTGGTCCGGCTGGTCACCGACTCGCTGCGGTACTGGACGCAGGAGCTGGGGGTCGACGGCTTCCGGTTCGACCTGGCCAGCACGCTCGGCCGGGCCCGCGGCGGCGTGTTCGACCCGGCGTCGACGCTGCTCACCGCGATCACCACCGACCCGGAGCTCTCGCGCTGCAAGCTCATCGCCGAGCCGTGGGACGCCACCGGCGAGGGCTACCGCGTCGGCGGCTTCGGTGCGCAGTGGGCGGAGTGGAACGGCCGCTACCGCGACACCGTGCGGGACTTCTGGCGCGGTGCGACCGGCGTGCGCGACCTCGCCTACCGGCTGTCCGGCTCGTCGGACCTCTACGACCACAACCTGCGCCGGCCGTGGCAGTCGATCAACTTCGTCACCGCCCACGACGGCTTCACGCTGCGGGACCTGGTGTCCTACAACGAAAAGCACAACGAGGCCAACGGCGAGGACAACCGCGACGGCGGCAACGACAACCGCTCGTGGAACCACGGCGCCGAGGGCGACACGGCCGACCCGGGGATCCGCGAGCTGCGCGTGCGGCAGGTCCGGAACATGTTCGCCACGCTGCTGCTGTCCACCGGCACCCCGATGATCACCGCGGGCGACGAGTTCTGGCGGACCCAGCGCGGCAACAACAACGCGTACTGCCTCGACGACGAGACGTCGTGGCTGGACTGGACCCCCGACGACCCCGAAGCGGAGGCCATGCTGGCGTTCGCCCGCCGGGTCGTGCGCCTGCGGGCGAACAGCCCGGCGCTGCGGCAGCCGGAGTTCTTCGAAGGCCGGACGACCCCGACCGGCAAGCCCGACCTGGTCTGGTTCCGCCCGGACGGCGAGGAGTTCGGCGAGACCGACTGGTTCGAGGACCGGCACACGCTCGGCATGTGGATCGACGGCTCGAACAGCCAGGCCCGCAACCGCGACGGCGAGCTGGTGCCCGACCACTCGTGGCTGATGTGGCTGCACGCGGGGGACGCGCCGGCCGAGGTGGTGCTGCCGGGCCGTGAGTACGGCGAGACGTTCAAGCCGACGCTCGACACGAGCACCGGCGACGGCAGCCCGGCCAACCCGGGCCCGCTCGAGGCCAAGAGCCGGCTGACGCTGCAGTCCCGGTCGCTGCTCCTGCTCCGCGCCCCCCGCCTGGCCGCGGAGCAGCCGCCCGAAGGCCCCTGA
- a CDS encoding maltotransferase domain-containing protein yields MTGRLGIDDVSPSVSCGRYPAKAVVGEHIPVTATVWREGHDAVAATVAWRGPGDRLTRQTRMVPRGPDHPDEFAAVIVPDTTGTWTYRIDAWGDPWATWEHNVEVKVAAGQGPEDLANDLENGARLLERVSRRPDRRAEKALLTGALTALRDEERSLAERVGPALSPEIRQLMHEFPVRELITKGKPHKVWVDRRRAAFGSWYELFPRSTGGLDAEGKPVHGTFTTAAAALDRVAKMGFDVVYLPPIHPIGRVNRKGPNNTLDAKPDDVGSPWAIGSDEGGHDAIHPELGTFEDFDAFVARSEELGMEVALDFALQAAPDHPWVLKNQEFFTTRPDGSIAYAENPPKKYQDIYPINFDNDPKGVYEEMLRVITVWIDHGVKIFRVDNPHTKPPDFWAWLIQSVKDAHPDVLFLAEAFTRPARLWGLARLGFTQSYTYFTWRTGKQELIDFAIDLREHWTEGRPNLFVNTPDILHESLQRGGPGMFALRAALAATLSPTWGVYSGYELFEHVPVREGSEEYLDSEKYQLRPRDFERALAEGRSLEPWITKLNAVRRAHPALQQMRTLHFHHVDNDALLAYSKQDPATGDTVVTVVTLDPYGPQEGTLWLDTAALGFEAHERLIAHDEVTGDTWDWGPANFVRLEPWRAVAHVVSVRRRLAG; encoded by the coding sequence ATGACCGGCCGGCTCGGCATCGACGACGTCTCCCCCAGCGTGAGCTGCGGCCGGTATCCGGCCAAAGCCGTTGTGGGGGAACACATTCCAGTCACCGCGACCGTCTGGCGGGAGGGTCACGACGCGGTCGCCGCCACCGTCGCGTGGCGCGGCCCCGGCGACCGGCTGACCCGCCAGACGCGCATGGTGCCGCGCGGTCCCGACCACCCCGACGAGTTCGCCGCGGTGATCGTCCCGGACACCACCGGCACGTGGACCTACCGCATCGACGCCTGGGGCGACCCCTGGGCGACCTGGGAGCACAACGTCGAGGTGAAGGTCGCCGCCGGGCAGGGGCCCGAGGACCTGGCGAACGACCTCGAGAACGGCGCCCGGCTGCTGGAGCGCGTCTCCCGCCGCCCGGACCGCCGGGCGGAGAAGGCGCTGCTGACCGGCGCGCTGACCGCGCTGCGCGACGAGGAGCGCAGTCTCGCCGAGCGGGTCGGGCCCGCGCTCTCGCCCGAGATCCGCCAGCTCATGCACGAGTTCCCGGTGCGGGAGCTGATCACCAAGGGCAAGCCGCACAAGGTGTGGGTCGACCGCCGCCGGGCCGCGTTCGGGTCCTGGTACGAGCTGTTCCCCCGCTCCACCGGCGGGCTCGACGCCGAGGGCAAACCGGTCCACGGCACCTTCACCACCGCCGCGGCCGCGCTCGACCGGGTCGCGAAGATGGGCTTCGACGTCGTCTACCTGCCGCCGATCCACCCCATCGGCCGCGTGAACCGCAAGGGCCCCAACAACACCCTCGACGCCAAGCCGGACGACGTCGGCTCGCCGTGGGCCATCGGCTCCGACGAGGGCGGGCACGACGCCATCCACCCGGAGCTGGGCACCTTCGAGGACTTCGACGCCTTCGTCGCCCGCTCCGAAGAGCTGGGCATGGAGGTCGCGCTCGACTTCGCGCTGCAGGCCGCGCCGGACCACCCGTGGGTGCTCAAGAACCAGGAGTTCTTCACCACCCGCCCGGACGGCTCGATCGCCTACGCGGAGAACCCGCCGAAGAAGTACCAGGACATCTACCCGATCAACTTCGACAACGACCCCAAGGGCGTCTACGAAGAGATGCTTCGGGTCATCACGGTCTGGATCGACCACGGGGTGAAGATCTTCCGGGTCGACAACCCGCACACCAAGCCGCCGGACTTCTGGGCCTGGCTGATCCAGTCGGTGAAGGACGCCCACCCGGACGTCCTGTTCCTGGCCGAGGCGTTCACGCGCCCGGCGCGGCTGTGGGGCCTGGCCCGGCTCGGCTTCACCCAGAGCTACACGTACTTCACGTGGCGGACCGGCAAGCAGGAACTGATCGACTTCGCCATCGACCTGCGCGAGCACTGGACCGAGGGCCGGCCGAACCTGTTCGTCAACACCCCGGACATCCTCCACGAGTCGCTGCAGCGCGGCGGGCCCGGCATGTTCGCGCTGCGGGCCGCGCTGGCCGCGACGCTCTCGCCGACGTGGGGCGTCTACTCGGGGTACGAGCTGTTCGAGCACGTCCCGGTCCGCGAGGGCAGCGAGGAGTACCTCGACTCCGAGAAGTACCAGCTGCGCCCGCGCGACTTCGAGCGCGCGCTCGCCGAAGGGCGCTCGCTGGAGCCGTGGATCACGAAGCTGAACGCCGTCCGCCGCGCGCACCCGGCGCTGCAGCAGATGCGCACCCTGCACTTCCACCACGTCGACAACGACGCACTGCTGGCGTACTCCAAACAGGACCCGGCCACCGGCGACACCGTGGTCACCGTCGTCACCCTCGACCCGTACGGGCCGCAGGAGGGCACGCTGTGGCTCGACACGGCGGCGCTCGGGTTCGAGGCGCACGAGCGGCTGATCGCCCACGACGAGGTCACCGGTGACACGTGGGACTGGGGCCCGGCGAACTTCGTGCGGCTCGAGCCCTGGCGGGCCGTGGCGCACGTGGTGTCGGTCCGGCGGCGGCTGGCCGGTTAG